The following coding sequences lie in one Nycticebus coucang isolate mNycCou1 chromosome 18, mNycCou1.pri, whole genome shotgun sequence genomic window:
- the SEC14L1 gene encoding SEC14-like protein 1 isoform X2 — protein sequence MVQKYQSPVRVYKHPFELIMAAYERRFPTCPLIPMFVDSDTVNEFKSEDGAIHVIERRCKLDIDAPRLLKKIAGVDYVYFVQKNSLNSRERTLHIEAHNETFSNRVIINEHCCYTVHPENEDWTCFEQSASLDIKSFFGFESTVEKIAMKQYTSNIKKGKEIIEYYLRQLEEEGITFVPRWTPPSIPPSAESSLSSCKKQAVATAIVIPDTALQEGLSSEALGSPGGAPEPVVGTPDDKLDADYIKRYLGDLTPLQESCLIRLRQWLQETHKGKIPKDEHILRFLRARDFNIDKAREIMCQSLTWRKQHQVDYILDTWNPPQVLQDYYAGGWHHHDKDGRPLYVLRLGQMDTKGLVRALGEEALLRYVLSINEEGLRRCEENTKVFGRPISSWTCLVDLEGLNMRHLWRPGVKALLRIIEVVEANYPETLGRLLILRAPRVFPVLWTLVSPFIDDNTRRKFLIYAGNDYQGPGGLLDYIDKEIIPDFLSGECMCEVPEGGLVPKSLYRTAEELENEDLKLWTESIYQSASVFKGAPHEILIQIVDASSVITWDFDVCKGDIVFNIYHSKRSPQPPKKDSLGAHSITSPGGNNVQLIDKIWQLGRDYSMVESPLICKEGESVQGSHVTRWPGFYILQWKFHSMPACAATNLPRVDDVLASLQVSSHKCKVMYYTEVIGSEDFRGSMTSLESSHSGFSQLSATTTTSSQSHSSSMVSR from the exons GCCTATGAAAGGAGGTTCCCTACATGTCCTTTGATTCCAATGTTTGTGGACAGTGACACTGTGAATGAATTCAAGAGTGAAGATGGGGCCATTCATGTCATCGAAAGGCGCTGCAAATTGGACATAGATGCACCCAGACTGCTGAAGAAG ATTGCCGGAGTTGATTATGTTTATTTTGTCCAGAAAAACTCACTGAATTCTCGGGAACGCACTTTGCACATTGAGGCCCACAATGAAACGTTTTCCAATCGGGTTATCATTAACGAGCATTGCTGCTACACT gtTCACCCTGAAAATGAAGATTGGACCTGTTTTGAACAGTCTGCAAGCTTAGATATTAAATCTTTCTTTGGTTTTGAAAGTACTGTGGAAAAAATTGCAATGAAACAATACACCAGCAATATTAAGAAA ggaaaagaaatcattgaaTACTACCTTCGTCAGCTGGAGGAGGAAGGCATAACCTTTGTGCCCCGCTGGACTCCACCTTCCATCCCACCCTCTGCAGAGTCATCTTTGTCATCGTGCAAGAAACAAGCAGTGGCCACAGCCATTGTCATCCCAGACACTGCTCTCCAAGAAGGGCTGAGCAGCGAGGCCCTCGGCAGCCCAGGCGGGGCACCTGAGCCGGTGGTGGGGACCCCAGACG ACAAACTGGATGCAGACTACATCAAGAGGTACCTGGGTGATTTGACCCCACTGCAGGAGAGCTGCCTCATCAGGCTTCGCCAGTGGCTCCAGGAGACCCACAAAGGCAAG ATTCCAAAAGATGAGCATATTCTCCGGTTCCTACGTGCTCGAGATTTTAATATTGACAAAGCCAGAGAAATCATGTGTCAGTCCCTAACCTGGCGGAAGCAGCACCAGGTGGACTACATTCTCGACACCTGGAACCCACCCCAGGTCCTTCAGGATTACTACGCGGGCGGCTGGCATCATCACGACAAAG ACGGGCGGCCTCTCTATGTGCTCAGGCTGGGGCAGATGGACACCAAAGGCTTGGTGAGGGCCCTGGGAGAGGAGGCGCTGCTGAGATAC GTCCTCTCCATAAATGAAGAAGGGCTAAGACGAtgtgaagaaaatacaaaagtcTTTGGTCGGCCTATCAG CTCATGGACCTGCTTGGTGGACCTGGAGGGGCTGAACATGCGCCATTTGTGGAGGCCGGGGGTGAAGGCCCTGCTGCGCATCATTGAGGTGGTGGAGGCCAACTACCCCGAGACGCTGGGCCGCCTGCTCATCCTCCGTGCGCCCAGGGTGTTTCCTGTCCTCTGGACGCTG GTTAGTCCATTCATTGACGACAACACCAGAAGGAAGTTCCTCATTTACGCAGGAAACGACTACCAGGGCCCTGGAGGCCTGCTGGATTACATTGACAAGGAGATCATCCCGGACTTCCTGAGTGGGGAGTGCATG TGTGAAGTGCCGGAGGGCGGACTGGTCCCCAAGTCGCTGTACAGGACTGCAGAGGAGCTGGAGAACGAGGACCTCAAGCTCTGGACAGAGAGCATCTACCAGTCTGCGAGTGTGTTCAAAGGCGCCCCACACGAG ATTCTCATTCAGATCGTGGATGCCTCTTCGGTGATCACTTGGGATTTTGACGTGTGCAAAGGGGACATTGTCTTTAACATCTATCACTCCAAGAGATCCCCACAACCACCCAAAAAAGACTCACTGGGGGCCCACAGCATCACCTCTCCAGGCGGGAACAACGTGCAGCTCATAGACAAAATCTGGCAGCTGGGCCGTGACTACAGCATGGTGGAGTCGCCTCTGATTTGCAAGGAAGGAGAGAGCGTTCAG GGCTCACATGTGACCAGGTGGCCGGGCTTCTACATCCTGCAGTGGAAGTTCCATAGCATGCCTGCGTGTGCTGCGACCAACCTGCCCAGGGTGGACGACGTGCTGGCCTCCTTGCAGGTCTCTTCCCACAAGTGCAAAGTGATGTACTACACCGAGGTGATCGGCTCTGAGGATTTCAG AGGTTCGATGACCAGCCTGGAGTCCAGCCACAGTGGGTTCTCTCAGCTGagtgccaccaccaccacctccagccagTCCCACTCCAGCTCCATGGTTTCCAGGTAG
- the SEC14L1 gene encoding SEC14-like protein 1 isoform X1 yields MVQKYQSPVRVYKHPFELIMAAYERRFPTCPLIPMFVDSDTVNEFKSEDGAIHVIERRCKLDIDAPRLLKKIAGVDYVYFVQKNSLNSRERTLHIEAHNETFSNRVIINEHCCYTVHPENEDWTCFEQSASLDIKSFFGFESTVEKIAMKQYTSNIKKGKEIIEYYLRQLEEEGITFVPRWTPPSIPPSAESSLSSCKKQAVATAIVIPDTALQEGLSSEALGSPGGAPEPVVGTPDDKLDADYIKRYLGDLTPLQESCLIRLRQWLQETHKGKIPKDEHILRFLRARDFNIDKAREIMCQSLTWRKQHQVDYILDTWNPPQVLQDYYAGGWHHHDKDGRPLYVLRLGQMDTKGLVRALGEEALLRYVLSINEEGLRRCEENTKVFGRPISSWTCLVDLEGLNMRHLWRPGVKALLRIIEVVEANYPETLGRLLILRAPRVFPVLWTLVSPFIDDNTRRKFLIYAGNDYQGPGGLLDYIDKEIIPDFLSGECMCEVPEGGLVPKSLYRTAEELENEDLKLWTESIYQSASVFKGAPHEILIQIVDASSVITWDFDVCKGDIVFNIYHSKRSPQPPKKDSLGAHSITSPGGNNVQLIDKIWQLGRDYSMVESPLICKEGESVQGSHVTRWPGFYILQWKFHSMPACAATNLPRVDDVLASLQVSSHKCKVMYYTEVIGSEDFRGSMTSLESSHSGFSQLSATTTTSSQSHSSSMVSRWRFC; encoded by the exons GCCTATGAAAGGAGGTTCCCTACATGTCCTTTGATTCCAATGTTTGTGGACAGTGACACTGTGAATGAATTCAAGAGTGAAGATGGGGCCATTCATGTCATCGAAAGGCGCTGCAAATTGGACATAGATGCACCCAGACTGCTGAAGAAG ATTGCCGGAGTTGATTATGTTTATTTTGTCCAGAAAAACTCACTGAATTCTCGGGAACGCACTTTGCACATTGAGGCCCACAATGAAACGTTTTCCAATCGGGTTATCATTAACGAGCATTGCTGCTACACT gtTCACCCTGAAAATGAAGATTGGACCTGTTTTGAACAGTCTGCAAGCTTAGATATTAAATCTTTCTTTGGTTTTGAAAGTACTGTGGAAAAAATTGCAATGAAACAATACACCAGCAATATTAAGAAA ggaaaagaaatcattgaaTACTACCTTCGTCAGCTGGAGGAGGAAGGCATAACCTTTGTGCCCCGCTGGACTCCACCTTCCATCCCACCCTCTGCAGAGTCATCTTTGTCATCGTGCAAGAAACAAGCAGTGGCCACAGCCATTGTCATCCCAGACACTGCTCTCCAAGAAGGGCTGAGCAGCGAGGCCCTCGGCAGCCCAGGCGGGGCACCTGAGCCGGTGGTGGGGACCCCAGACG ACAAACTGGATGCAGACTACATCAAGAGGTACCTGGGTGATTTGACCCCACTGCAGGAGAGCTGCCTCATCAGGCTTCGCCAGTGGCTCCAGGAGACCCACAAAGGCAAG ATTCCAAAAGATGAGCATATTCTCCGGTTCCTACGTGCTCGAGATTTTAATATTGACAAAGCCAGAGAAATCATGTGTCAGTCCCTAACCTGGCGGAAGCAGCACCAGGTGGACTACATTCTCGACACCTGGAACCCACCCCAGGTCCTTCAGGATTACTACGCGGGCGGCTGGCATCATCACGACAAAG ACGGGCGGCCTCTCTATGTGCTCAGGCTGGGGCAGATGGACACCAAAGGCTTGGTGAGGGCCCTGGGAGAGGAGGCGCTGCTGAGATAC GTCCTCTCCATAAATGAAGAAGGGCTAAGACGAtgtgaagaaaatacaaaagtcTTTGGTCGGCCTATCAG CTCATGGACCTGCTTGGTGGACCTGGAGGGGCTGAACATGCGCCATTTGTGGAGGCCGGGGGTGAAGGCCCTGCTGCGCATCATTGAGGTGGTGGAGGCCAACTACCCCGAGACGCTGGGCCGCCTGCTCATCCTCCGTGCGCCCAGGGTGTTTCCTGTCCTCTGGACGCTG GTTAGTCCATTCATTGACGACAACACCAGAAGGAAGTTCCTCATTTACGCAGGAAACGACTACCAGGGCCCTGGAGGCCTGCTGGATTACATTGACAAGGAGATCATCCCGGACTTCCTGAGTGGGGAGTGCATG TGTGAAGTGCCGGAGGGCGGACTGGTCCCCAAGTCGCTGTACAGGACTGCAGAGGAGCTGGAGAACGAGGACCTCAAGCTCTGGACAGAGAGCATCTACCAGTCTGCGAGTGTGTTCAAAGGCGCCCCACACGAG ATTCTCATTCAGATCGTGGATGCCTCTTCGGTGATCACTTGGGATTTTGACGTGTGCAAAGGGGACATTGTCTTTAACATCTATCACTCCAAGAGATCCCCACAACCACCCAAAAAAGACTCACTGGGGGCCCACAGCATCACCTCTCCAGGCGGGAACAACGTGCAGCTCATAGACAAAATCTGGCAGCTGGGCCGTGACTACAGCATGGTGGAGTCGCCTCTGATTTGCAAGGAAGGAGAGAGCGTTCAG GGCTCACATGTGACCAGGTGGCCGGGCTTCTACATCCTGCAGTGGAAGTTCCATAGCATGCCTGCGTGTGCTGCGACCAACCTGCCCAGGGTGGACGACGTGCTGGCCTCCTTGCAGGTCTCTTCCCACAAGTGCAAAGTGATGTACTACACCGAGGTGATCGGCTCTGAGGATTTCAG AGGTTCGATGACCAGCCTGGAGTCCAGCCACAGTGGGTTCTCTCAGCTGagtgccaccaccaccacctccagccagTCCCACTCCAGCTCCATGGTTTCCAG